From the Marinobacter sp. es.048 genome, the window GCACCCTGAACGCAACAGCGAAGCCGCCAGAATAGCCGGTCTATGGGCGGCACTCATATACGCCACTACAGCCCTCGGTTTTCTGTCCGCGGGCACGGTGATGACCGATTCGTTCCTTGCCCTCGGTTCAACGTTGGTGCTGACCAGTCTTGTGGTTCGCCTTCAGGGTGGCCCGATGCTGTGGGGCTGGCTCTTCTTCATCGGCCTTGCCATCGGCCTGCTCGCCAAGGGCCCGCTGATTCTGGTTCTCACCGGGCTGCCGGTTTTTCTCTGGGTGGCCTCGACCCGACGCTGGCTGGCCCTGTGGCAGCAACTGCCCTGGCTCCGCGGTTTACTGTTGATGGTGGCAATTGCGGCTCCCTGGTATGTCCTCGCCGAGCTCAAGACACCCGGATTTCTCGATTACTTCATTGTGGGGGAGCACATCAAACGATTCCTGGTCAGCAGCTGGCAGGGCGATCTGTATGGCAACGCACACGAGTTTACCCGGGGCACCATCTGGCTTTACCTGGTGGCCGCCAGTTTCCCCTGGGGCCTGATCGCGATTGCGGCCTTCGGAGTAACCCGCTGGCGCCACCAACCGGCACAACAGCAGTGGCAGCCGGTTGAAAAAGGCGTAGGCAGACTGGTTCTGACGTCCGCACTGAGCCCGGCGATCTTTTTTACCCTCTCCGGCAACATTCTCTGGACCTACGTACTGCCCGGTTTGCCGTTTCTTGCCGTGCTTGCTTCAAGCCTCTGGCCGAGGAAGCTTTTCCGGCCAATGCCGGCCTCAAGCCTTGCCGCCGTGCTGACCATCCCCATGATAGGTATCGCCGCTGCAGGCTGGCTTACCTTGCACCCGGAGCGACTGAAAACCGAGCGGGATCTGGTGGCCACGGTCGATCAACTCCCCGGCATGACTGCCAACAATCTGTTTTACCTGGGCAAGGCCCCCTTCTCCGCGCGCTTTTACAGCCGTGGCGAGGCCCACGCCATTGAGCCGGACGCTGTTATCGATCAACTTGCATCAGGCAGCCTGCAAGAACCCATGGCGCTGGCCGTAGAAAAAGGCAACACCGCAATGCTCAGGCGCCTTGAGGACGTCACCAGACCAATCCGGGAAAACCGGCGTTTCCGCCTTTTCCTGCTGGAGCCGTCGTCTGGAAATACCGCACACAGCTTCCAGGGGAAAAGCAAAAACGGCGGTATCGATTACAATGCATCGAACGATCACCCGCTTAGCTGAAAACCAACCGGACTCCTGCTGTATGCGAATATTGCTGATTGAAGACGATCATCTGCTGGCCAACACCATGCTCGGTATGTTGCGCGACGAACAGAACACCGTTGACTGGCTGGATGATGGCCAGCAGGCGCTCAATGCACTCCTGAACGACAGCTTCGATCTGGCCATTCTGGACCTGACGCTGCCCCGGGTGGACGGGCTGGATATTGTGAAAAAGGTTCGCAAACAGGGTATTGAGACGCCGGTCATCATCCTCACAGCTCGCGGAGAACTGGACGAAAAACTGCAAGGCCTGAATGCAGGCGCCGACGACTACCTGACCAAACCCTTTGCCATGGCGGAACTGAGAGCCCGAATCCGGGCCGTTACGCGGCGCGGCGCAAGTGTCCGGACAGGCGGTTTGCAGGTGGGCAGACTGACGCTGGATCCGGATTCAGGCCAGCTCAGACTGGGGAGCGAAACGGTGGCCCTCCCGCGCAGCGAATTCCAGATTCTGCACTACCTGATGCGCCACCCGGACCAGGTGGCGACCCGCCGTCGGCTGGAAGAACAGCTGTATGGCTGGGAACAGGGCGCAGAAAGCAATGCCCTTGAGGTGCATGTCCATCATCTGCGCCGGCGCGTTGGCAAACAGACCATCCGCACCGTCCGTGGCGTTGGCTACATGCTGGACAGCAAAGCCGCGGCAGAGGCGTCTTCCGAATGAGCCTGACCCGAAAACTGATCCTTCTGATCACCAGCACGGTATTTTTCATTACCCTGATTGCCGCCGGGTGGGGCTTCTACGTCAGCGACCATCAACTGGAGGAGCTTTTCGATGCGGAGCTGGCCCAGAGCACCCGGATCGTCCAGGGCCTGGTTGAGCACCTTTCTTCCACACAGTCGATGGAACAGATCTCCCATACCCTGGAAAAGACCCTCCAGCTGCCAGACAGCGTGTACCAGGGAGACGAGGAGGAGAATGAAATCCTGCCCGGCGGCGCCGGCCACAAATACGAGCGGAAGCTGGCCTTTGAGGTCTGGTCGCCCGACCGGGAGCCGATCCTGGATACCCTCCGTGCCAACGATTCCCGGGGTCTGGAACGTGGCTTTGGCTGGCAGGAAGTGGCTGGATATCAATGGCGAACCTTTACCCTTGAAGATCCGGCAACCGGCTTCTGGATCCGCACCGCCCAGCGCGAGGATGTGAGGGACGAACTCAGCCAGGAAATTGCCCTGGGCAACGTATTGCCTTTCCTGATCGTGCTTCCCGTGCTCGCTCTTGCGGTGCTCGTGTCCATCCAGGTGGGCTTCCAGCCATTGAGGAAGCTTGAAAAACCTGTACGCAACATGGCCCCGGAAAACATACACCCCCTGGACGACCGTCAGGCGCCCAGGGAGGTCGCCGGCCTGGTGCAGGCGGTGAACGGCCTGCTCAGACGCCTCAACCAGGCCCTGGAACGGGAAAGGCGGTTCTCTGCCGATGCCGCCCATGAACTGCGGACACCGCTGACCGCCCTGCGGCTGAACCTGGAAAAAGTCTACGAGAACGACCCGGAACAATACGGCGACCTGATCCAGTCGGTGGATCGGATGGTGCACCTGGTTGAACAGATGCTGCTGCTCAACCGCGTCGATTCCGGTGCAGATTTCACGCCGGAATACCACAACCTGTCTGCCATCGTGGAACAGAGCATTGCCGATGTGGCACCGCTGGCCCTGAAAAAAGACATCGACCCAGTTCTTCAGGACGATGCCGGTCAGGCTCTGGTTTCCTGCCACAGCGTCCTGATCAACACCCTCATGCGCTCCCTGTTGGCGAACGCCATTCAGTACAGCCCTGAACACACCACCATAGAGACATACCTGACGCCTTCCGGAGAGGGGTACCACATCACCGTGTGCGACCAGGGCCCGGGTATACCCGCCGAGGAGCGCGAACGGGCCTTGAGCCGTTTTGTCCGACTGGACCAGCGGCTCGGTGGCGGGGCCGGTCTCGGGCTTGCCATCGCCCGGCGCATCGCGGAACTCCACGGTGGCCAACTCACCCTGGGCGACCGGCCGGATGGCAACTCGGGGTTATGCGTCAGCATCTGGCTCCCGGCCCGCGACATCTCTGCTCTCAAGCAGGTTTAAGGTTGTTTTAAGGTTTGAGGAGGATACTCCGGCCCAATTGAACAGGGCCGTCAGACGGCCCGGTCGATATTCCGTTTTCGAGGATGTCTTTACATGGGTCAGGAAAGAACTCTGTCGCTGGTTATCCCAGCCAAGGATGAAGAAGCCAACATCGTTACCCTGCTCACTGAGGCTTATGGGGTCATGCGTGACTATCACGGCTTTGAGATGGTGCTGGTGGATGATGGCAGCACCGACAGGACGCTGGACACCGCGGTGCGAACAGCCCGGGCCCTCGGTGGCCGGTTGTTAACCGTTCGCCATGAGCGCAGCATTGGTCAAAGCGGTGCCTTGGCATCGGGTATCCGGCAAGCCCGGGGCAGGCTGATCGTCACCATGGATGGCGATGGCCAGAACGACCCGGCCGACATTCCCGCCATGCTGCAGAAAGCCAACACCATGCGAAACCCGGATTTCTGTATTGCCGGCTATCGCAAGAATCGCAAGGACACCGTCTGGAAACGCTTCCAGTCACGCCTTGCCAATCACGTGCGGGATGCGCTGCTTCATGATGGCGTGCCCGATACCGGCTGCGGTCTCAAGCTGTTTCCCCGGGACACCTTTCTCAAACTGCCCTGGTTCGACCACGGACACCGTTTCATCCCGGCGCTGGTACGCGGAATCGGCGGTGACATCGCCATCGTCGAGGTCAACCACCGCCCACGCAACGCCGGCGCATCCAAATACAACGCCTGGAACCGCACCTGGGCCGGCATCCTGGACCTGCTCGGCGTGCTCTGGTTACTGCACCGCACCCGGGTTCCTGTTGTCAGCAGTGCTGGTCAGGCCGACCCACAGGCGTCGGTGGCGGAGCGCTCCTGACATGATCAACGGATTCCGCTGGCTGGCCTTCGCCACTCT encodes:
- a CDS encoding glycosyltransferase family 2 protein; its protein translation is MGQERTLSLVIPAKDEEANIVTLLTEAYGVMRDYHGFEMVLVDDGSTDRTLDTAVRTARALGGRLLTVRHERSIGQSGALASGIRQARGRLIVTMDGDGQNDPADIPAMLQKANTMRNPDFCIAGYRKNRKDTVWKRFQSRLANHVRDALLHDGVPDTGCGLKLFPRDTFLKLPWFDHGHRFIPALVRGIGGDIAIVEVNHRPRNAGASKYNAWNRTWAGILDLLGVLWLLHRTRVPVVSSAGQADPQASVAERS
- a CDS encoding response regulator transcription factor, whose product is MRILLIEDDHLLANTMLGMLRDEQNTVDWLDDGQQALNALLNDSFDLAILDLTLPRVDGLDIVKKVRKQGIETPVIILTARGELDEKLQGLNAGADDYLTKPFAMAELRARIRAVTRRGASVRTGGLQVGRLTLDPDSGQLRLGSETVALPRSEFQILHYLMRHPDQVATRRRLEEQLYGWEQGAESNALEVHVHHLRRRVGKQTIRTVRGVGYMLDSKAAAEASSE
- a CDS encoding ArnT family glycosyltransferase, with protein sequence MTRNINTLLWLLVAVLAARLGLAAILPLADTTEPRYAEIARIMAQTGDWITPWFDYGVPFWGKPPLSFWTQALSFKLLGVSEFAGRLPSWLANVAIVYLVFTLRRYLHPERNSEAARIAGLWAALIYATTALGFLSAGTVMTDSFLALGSTLVLTSLVVRLQGGPMLWGWLFFIGLAIGLLAKGPLILVLTGLPVFLWVASTRRWLALWQQLPWLRGLLLMVAIAAPWYVLAELKTPGFLDYFIVGEHIKRFLVSSWQGDLYGNAHEFTRGTIWLYLVAASFPWGLIAIAAFGVTRWRHQPAQQQWQPVEKGVGRLVLTSALSPAIFFTLSGNILWTYVLPGLPFLAVLASSLWPRKLFRPMPASSLAAVLTIPMIGIAAAGWLTLHPERLKTERDLVATVDQLPGMTANNLFYLGKAPFSARFYSRGEAHAIEPDAVIDQLASGSLQEPMALAVEKGNTAMLRRLEDVTRPIRENRRFRLFLLEPSSGNTAHSFQGKSKNGGIDYNASNDHPLS
- a CDS encoding ATP-binding protein produces the protein MSLTRKLILLITSTVFFITLIAAGWGFYVSDHQLEELFDAELAQSTRIVQGLVEHLSSTQSMEQISHTLEKTLQLPDSVYQGDEEENEILPGGAGHKYERKLAFEVWSPDREPILDTLRANDSRGLERGFGWQEVAGYQWRTFTLEDPATGFWIRTAQREDVRDELSQEIALGNVLPFLIVLPVLALAVLVSIQVGFQPLRKLEKPVRNMAPENIHPLDDRQAPREVAGLVQAVNGLLRRLNQALERERRFSADAAHELRTPLTALRLNLEKVYENDPEQYGDLIQSVDRMVHLVEQMLLLNRVDSGADFTPEYHNLSAIVEQSIADVAPLALKKDIDPVLQDDAGQALVSCHSVLINTLMRSLLANAIQYSPEHTTIETYLTPSGEGYHITVCDQGPGIPAEERERALSRFVRLDQRLGGGAGLGLAIARRIAELHGGQLTLGDRPDGNSGLCVSIWLPARDISALKQV